A genomic segment from Gammaproteobacteria bacterium encodes:
- a CDS encoding DJ-1/PfpI family protein gives MTRVLVPLAQGCEELEAVTIIDLLRRAGIEVVTAGLDRGPVKASRGTVLMPDTGLDDVVDQDFDMIVLPGGLPGADHLNEDPRIHTLLKRLSAEGKYTAAICAAPKVLATAGLLDSRQATGFPGVLESLALNETRITSRPVQVDGKVVTSRGPGTAMDFALELIELMLGREARTAVETPLQRPAA, from the coding sequence ATGACGCGCGTACTTGTTCCGCTTGCCCAGGGCTGCGAGGAGCTCGAAGCGGTGACCATCATCGATCTCCTTCGTCGAGCGGGCATCGAGGTAGTCACCGCAGGTCTCGACAGAGGACCGGTCAAGGCCTCACGCGGCACCGTGTTAATGCCGGATACCGGGCTGGACGACGTCGTGGACCAGGATTTCGATATGATCGTGCTTCCCGGTGGGCTTCCCGGCGCGGACCACCTCAACGAGGACCCGCGCATCCATACCCTTCTGAAGCGCTTGTCCGCTGAAGGGAAATATACCGCCGCCATTTGCGCGGCGCCCAAGGTCCTGGCAACCGCCGGGTTGCTGGACTCCCGACAGGCTACCGGATTTCCGGGTGTGCTCGAATCCCTGGCGCTGAACGAGACCCGCATTACGAGCCGTCCCGTACAGGTTGACGGCAAGGTGGTGACCTCCAGAGGGCCGGGCACGGCCATGGATTTTGCACTGGAACTGATCGAACTGATGCTGGGTCGGGAAGCGCGGACCGCAGTGGAGACGCCACTGCAGCGTCCCGCCGCCTGA
- a CDS encoding S41 family peptidase — protein MGIIIGISLGVGHGVFAEREKQVKLPLEDLRTFTDVYARIKNDYVVEVSDKELLESAIRGMLAGLDPHSTYLNEEEFRELQIGTTGEFGGLGIEVGMEDGFVKVIAPIDDTPAERAGIKAGDLIIRLDDQPVKGMTLNDAVKIMRGKKGTDIMLTVVRDGADKPLKISITRDVIRVKSVKSRMLQPGFGYARITNFQSKTARNLIDAIEELKKENKGPLQGLVLDLRNNPGGVLTGAVGVSDAFLDKGLIVYTEGRVQDSELRYNATDGDVLDGVPMVILINGGSASASEIVAGAMQDHKRAIILGSKSFGKGSVQTILPLKESAALKLTTARYYTPSGKSIQAEGINPDIVLENLKVSQAEDTGFDPVKEADLAGHLDNGNSKQNPDKSGKDDAEGPLAEEDYQLNEALNILKGIAILNRVNASSG, from the coding sequence ATGGGAATCATCATCGGTATTTCCCTCGGTGTGGGGCACGGCGTATTCGCCGAAAGGGAAAAGCAGGTCAAGTTGCCACTGGAGGATCTGCGCACATTCACTGATGTCTACGCCCGCATAAAAAACGACTACGTCGTCGAGGTCAGCGACAAGGAACTGCTGGAGAGCGCCATCCGCGGGATGCTGGCGGGGCTTGATCCGCATTCGACCTATCTCAACGAAGAGGAATTCAGAGAGCTGCAGATCGGGACAACGGGCGAGTTCGGGGGTCTCGGGATCGAGGTGGGCATGGAGGACGGGTTCGTCAAGGTCATTGCGCCCATCGACGATACACCTGCCGAGCGGGCGGGGATCAAGGCCGGGGATCTCATCATTCGCCTTGACGACCAACCGGTCAAGGGCATGACCCTTAATGACGCAGTCAAGATAATGCGCGGTAAGAAGGGTACGGATATCATGCTGACTGTCGTGCGCGATGGAGCGGATAAACCGCTCAAGATCTCGATTACCCGCGACGTGATTCGCGTCAAGAGCGTCAAGTCCAGGATGCTTCAACCGGGGTTCGGTTACGCGCGGATTACGAACTTCCAGTCCAAGACGGCTCGAAACCTGATCGACGCCATCGAGGAGTTAAAAAAGGAGAACAAGGGACCGTTGCAGGGGCTGGTATTGGATCTGCGAAACAACCCCGGGGGCGTACTGACCGGTGCGGTTGGCGTTTCGGATGCTTTTCTCGACAAGGGTTTGATCGTCTATACCGAGGGTCGCGTTCAGGACTCCGAACTGCGTTACAACGCGACCGACGGTGATGTCCTCGACGGGGTGCCGATGGTGATCCTGATCAACGGTGGTTCGGCGTCCGCCTCCGAGATCGTAGCCGGCGCCATGCAGGACCACAAGCGGGCCATTATTCTTGGCTCCAAGTCCTTCGGGAAGGGATCTGTCCAGACAATCCTTCCACTCAAGGAGAGCGCTGCGCTGAAGCTCACCACTGCCCGCTACTACACACCGTCGGGCAAGTCGATCCAGGCCGAAGGCATCAACCCTGACATCGTTCTGGAAAACCTGAAGGTCTCTCAGGCGGAGGACACGGGTTTCGACCCCGTCAAGGAGGCCGATCTCGCCGGGCACCTCGATAACGGTAATTCGAAACAAAACCCTGACAAGTCAGGGAAGGACGACGCGGAAGGCCCACTCGCCGAGGAGGATTACCAGCTCAACGAGGCGCTGAACATCCTCAAGGGGATCGCTATATTGAACCGTGTCAACGCCAGCAGCGGCTGA
- the glmS gene encoding glutamine--fructose-6-phosphate transaminase (isomerizing): MCGIVGGIAQREIEPILMEGLRRLEYRGYDSAGIAVLHDHVLNRVRRQGKVSELAGALTATPLPGRLGIAHTRWATHGVPSESNAHPHFGGEGRVAVVHNGIIENHAEIRQRLERNGVQFTSNTDSEVIAHLIVSHLETGMGLVEATQKTVAELEGSYAIGVLDREDPQRLVAARHGSPLVVGIGLGEHFIASDVQALQPVTQRFVYLENGDIADLKISSVEIRDQDGNPVERSARVLELSADASERGRYRHFMLKEIFEQPVAITDTLEDRIEGDRVPDEILGPSAARILDKVNAIQIVACGTSFHAGLIGKYWFESLTGIPCHVEVASEFRYRKHVVQPGTLFVSVSQSGETADTLAALSQIAETAGYAGSLTICNVPESSLVRASDLALMTHAGPEIGVASTKAFTTQLIALLLLLLVLGRRHGITPDTEQALISELRTLPSQIERVLSMDSKIAAMAERFVDKRHTLFLGRGSHYPVAMEGALKLKEISYIHAEAYAAGELKHGPLALVDSDMPVVAVAPNDALLEKLKSNLEEVRSRGGELYVFADIDTELVADPNVHVMHVAPTHEVVAPLIFTVPLQLLAYHTAVLKGTDVDQPRNLAKSVTVE, encoded by the coding sequence ATGTGTGGCATCGTAGGCGGAATCGCTCAGCGCGAGATTGAACCCATCCTGATGGAGGGGTTACGCAGGCTCGAGTATCGTGGATATGACTCGGCCGGCATCGCCGTACTGCATGACCACGTGCTGAATCGGGTACGCCGGCAGGGAAAGGTTTCGGAACTTGCCGGCGCCTTGACTGCGACCCCGTTACCCGGGCGCCTGGGTATCGCGCACACCCGCTGGGCTACGCATGGCGTCCCGTCGGAGTCCAACGCCCACCCGCATTTCGGTGGAGAGGGTCGGGTTGCCGTCGTACATAACGGCATCATTGAGAACCACGCCGAAATCAGGCAAAGGCTGGAGAGAAACGGCGTCCAATTCACCTCCAACACGGATTCCGAGGTCATCGCACATCTGATCGTCTCGCATCTGGAGACGGGGATGGGGCTGGTCGAGGCCACACAGAAAACCGTCGCCGAGCTCGAGGGCAGCTACGCCATCGGGGTACTCGATCGCGAGGACCCGCAACGGCTGGTCGCCGCGCGGCACGGCAGTCCGCTGGTCGTCGGCATCGGTCTCGGTGAACATTTCATCGCCTCCGACGTACAGGCACTCCAGCCCGTCACGCAACGTTTCGTCTATCTCGAGAACGGGGACATCGCCGATCTCAAAATCTCCTCCGTCGAGATCCGCGACCAGGACGGAAATCCCGTCGAACGATCCGCGCGGGTCCTGGAACTGAGCGCCGACGCCTCGGAACGCGGCAGATACCGCCATTTCATGCTGAAGGAGATCTTCGAGCAACCCGTTGCCATCACGGACACGCTCGAGGATCGTATCGAAGGCGACCGCGTACCCGACGAGATTCTCGGGCCCTCCGCCGCCCGCATCCTCGATAAGGTGAACGCAATCCAGATCGTGGCCTGCGGAACCAGCTTTCACGCAGGGTTAATCGGCAAATACTGGTTCGAATCCCTGACCGGCATTCCCTGCCACGTCGAGGTCGCAAGCGAGTTCCGATACAGGAAGCACGTGGTCCAGCCGGGGACCCTGTTCGTCAGCGTTTCGCAGTCCGGAGAGACGGCCGACACCCTGGCGGCGCTATCGCAGATCGCGGAAACCGCCGGCTACGCCGGCTCGCTCACCATATGCAACGTGCCGGAAAGCTCCCTGGTCCGGGCCTCGGACCTGGCCCTGATGACCCATGCGGGTCCCGAGATCGGTGTGGCGTCGACCAAGGCATTCACCACTCAACTCATTGCACTGCTGCTACTGCTTCTGGTTCTCGGCCGCCGTCACGGAATCACACCCGACACGGAACAAGCCCTGATCTCCGAGCTCAGGACCCTGCCCTCACAGATCGAGCGCGTTCTGTCCATGGATTCGAAAATTGCCGCTATGGCGGAACGTTTCGTAGACAAACGGCATACCCTGTTTCTCGGCAGAGGATCCCACTACCCCGTGGCGATGGAGGGGGCCCTGAAGCTCAAGGAGATCTCCTACATCCATGCCGAAGCGTATGCGGCCGGGGAACTCAAACACGGACCACTGGCGCTGGTCGACAGTGACATGCCAGTGGTCGCCGTTGCACCCAACGACGCGCTGCTGGAGAAACTCAAGTCGAATCTGGAAGAGGTTCGATCGCGGGGTGGGGAACTCTATGTATTTGCGGACATCGATACGGAACTCGTCGCAGACCCGAACGTTCACGTCATGCACGTGGCACCGACCCACGAGGTGGTTGCACCACTGATATTCACGGTACCGCTTCAGTTGCTGGCTTACCACACCGCGGTGTTGAAGGGTACCGACGTGGATCAGCCCCGCAACCTGGCCAAATCGGTCACGGTGGAGTAG
- a CDS encoding peptidoglycan DD-metalloendopeptidase family protein yields MPDPRRALLTGILIVTSFLAGMADGVSGSSRNEAEIRARLESIQREISGLRTRVAQTEGRTGQLVTELAELETSIGTLSRKERSLDSQLNDLETRAEGLIARKQVLRKALAAQREAIGNLVRARYANGREAYLKLLLNLESPVHFSRYHIYYDYLNRARLARIDAVTRTLDDMSEVEVALKRNAERLSQSREDLKVERARLKAAQDGRMVTLKALQAEIGKGNRSIAALKAEHEGLKSLLNKLRMALDDIPVHPGGEQPFKRQKGKLPWPATGRIVRGGTGGASAQGVLIRAGEDEAVRAIERGRVAFADWIRGYGLLLIIDHGKGYMSLYGYNRSLYKSPGDWVEAGDLIARVGASAGRSTPGLYFGIRHNGKPLDPTSWCTKRVSLAD; encoded by the coding sequence TTGCCGGATCCACGCCGAGCTCTGTTAACCGGAATTCTGATCGTTACCTCCTTTCTGGCCGGTATGGCGGATGGCGTATCCGGTTCCAGCCGAAACGAGGCCGAGATTAGGGCTCGCCTGGAGTCGATCCAGCGGGAGATATCCGGCCTCCGGACCCGTGTTGCCCAGACTGAAGGGCGAACCGGACAACTGGTCACTGAATTGGCGGAACTGGAGACATCCATTGGAACGCTGTCCCGAAAGGAACGCTCTCTCGACAGCCAGCTGAATGACCTGGAAACCCGCGCAGAGGGATTGATCGCCCGCAAGCAAGTCTTACGCAAAGCGCTGGCGGCTCAGCGCGAGGCTATCGGCAATCTGGTTCGTGCGCGCTATGCAAATGGTCGTGAAGCGTATCTCAAGTTGCTTCTCAACCTCGAATCCCCGGTCCATTTCAGTCGTTACCACATCTACTATGACTACCTCAATCGGGCACGCCTCGCTCGTATCGATGCAGTGACGCGAACACTCGATGACATGAGCGAGGTCGAAGTGGCGCTGAAGAGAAATGCCGAGCGTCTCTCGCAATCCAGGGAAGACTTGAAGGTGGAACGTGCCAGGCTGAAGGCCGCCCAAGACGGGAGGATGGTCACGCTCAAGGCGTTACAGGCGGAGATCGGCAAGGGCAACAGATCCATTGCCGCATTGAAGGCCGAACACGAGGGACTGAAGTCCTTGCTGAACAAATTGCGCATGGCGCTTGACGACATACCGGTCCATCCCGGTGGTGAACAACCCTTCAAACGACAAAAGGGAAAGCTACCGTGGCCGGCCACGGGTCGGATCGTCAGGGGAGGCACCGGTGGCGCCTCTGCCCAGGGTGTTCTTATCCGGGCCGGCGAGGACGAGGCGGTGCGAGCGATCGAAAGAGGTCGCGTGGCGTTCGCAGACTGGATCCGTGGCTACGGGCTGCTTCTGATCATAGATCATGGGAAGGGTTACATGAGTCTGTATGGGTACAACCGCAGTCTGTACAAATCACCCGGTGACTGGGTGGAAGCCGGAGATCTGATCGCCAGGGTGGGCGCCAGCGCGGGTCGTTCGACCCCGGGGTTGTATTTCGGGATTCGCCATAACGGCAAGCCCCTCGATCCCACCTCCTGGTGTACGAAACGCGTCAGCCTGGCCGATTGA